The following is a genomic window from Butyricimonas faecihominis.
TCTTTAAAGCCCCGATTGCCGGGATTGTATTCACGATGGAGGTGTTGATGCTTGATCTGACGATGGCCTCGTTGGTACCGTTGATGTTCACGGCTATTACCTCGTATGTGGTTACGTTCTTCCTCATGGGGGATGGTTTCGTGTTTTCCTACCAGATCACGGATAAATTCGTGATGGCTAATTTCCCGTATTATGTTGTACTGGGCATCTTTGCCGGAGTGTTGTCCGTGTATTTCGTTCGGATGAATCTCCGGGTGGAACAATTTCTGGAGCGTATCAAGCAAACGTGGAAAAGAATAGCCATCGGTGGAGCCTTGTTAGGTGTCATTATTTTCGTGTTTCCTCCTCTATACGGTGAAGGGTACACGGCTTTGGATGACATGATGGCCGGACATTCCGATAAGTTATTGAATAATACCTATTTCTTCGGTTTTCGGGATAGTGCCTGGATGATGATCCTTTTCGTGGTTGGGTTGATATTCGTAAAAGTGATTGCCACGGCCTTAACCAATGGTAGTGGGGGTGTTGGTGGTGTTTTTGCTCCGAGTTTGTTCACGGGTGGTGTTGCCGGGTATTTGTTGGCGATGTTGATTAATATGAGCGGAATCCGTATCGTGGAACCCAGTCATTTCGTCTTGGCGGGAATGGCGGGAACGATGTCCGGTGTCATGAAGGCCCCGTTAACAGCCATGTTCTTGATTGCCGAGATTTCGGGAGGTTATGCCTTATTTCTACCTTTGATGCTGACCTCGGTTATTTCTTACCTGACTAGCCAAGGGATGGAACCTTATTCTATTTATGCCCGTCGTTTAGCCATGCAGGGAGACTTGTTGACTCATAACAAGGATAAAGCCGTGTTGACTTTGATGAAATTGAACAAGGTGGTGGAAACGGATTTTAAGACGATCGAGGTGGAGGCGACATTAGGTGATCTGGTAAAGGTGGTTTCCAAATCGAGCCGGAATCTATTCCCTGTTTTGAATTCCAACCAGCAATTGTTGGGGATTGTCTTGCTGGATGACATTCGTAAAGTGATGTTTAATCAAGAATTGTATTCGAAAACCTACGTGCGGGATTTCATGACAACGCCTTCCGTGGTGATTGACATCAACGACTCGATGGAGGTTGTTATGAAGAAATTCGAGGATTCGAAAGCGTGGAACCTCCCCGTCCTTCAAGATCATAAATATATTGGTTTTGTTTCTAAAGCGAAGATATTCAACACGTATCGAAAAGTGTTGATTCATTTCTCCGATGATGAATAGTTTTTAGTGTAACAATTTAGATCGTTTTGCGTTATTTATGGCGATACATTAGATTTAATGTGTCTAAATAACTTCTTATTAGAAAAAAGAAGTTGTATTATTAGAAATAAACTATATATTCGCGGCAAAAATAAGAAATTACATTAAAAACGATATAACTATGTATTGGACACTAGAACTTGCCTCTAAATTGGAAGATGCGCCTTGGCCAGCATCAAAAGATGAGTTGATAGACTACGCCATTCGTTCCGGGGCACCTATGGAAGTGATCGAAAATCTTCAGGATATCGAGGATGATGAAGAAATATTTGAAAGTATTGAAGATATTTGGCCAGACTATCCGAGTAAAGATGACTTTTTCTTTAACGAGGACGAGTATTGATTTATTCGGGTAAATGAAAAGATAACGAACCACTCCGCAAGGGGTGGTTCGTTGTTTTATATGGCAACGTGAAATTTTCCTATTGTTTGGGCGTGGATATTTATTTTTCTCATGTATGAGGATTGTCATTTTTGACATTGAAGGTTCATAAAAAGATAAATGTATGAACTGTTTTGATAAAGTTCACAGGTCGTGTTTATCATGTCATCAGATTATTATTATATACTTATTAGCATGTTAATATTTACTATGTAAGTATAATATATTATTATATAGATAGGAGCGGAATAGGGGAGGAATGGGAGCGGAATGGGAGCGGGTAACATGATGATAAGAATTTGGTCATAATTTTATAACATTTTGTTACACTTGATGCCTTATATTTATAGAATTTGTGGGAATGATGTGCTTTTGAGTAGATTTTGTATATATTGTTTTGTAAATCAGTGTATTAATAGTTGTGCTAAATAATAAAGATTATTTTTTCAAAAAAATGGGAAAATTTATCTAGTTGAGAAGGAGGGGAAGATAAATGTATATAAGAAATGGTAACTTCGTGGAGGTTACCATTTCTTGCTGTTCGCCCAGCACGAATATATTTTTAATTCCTTTAATAAAAAGTTTAATTTAATC
Proteins encoded in this region:
- a CDS encoding DUF2795 domain-containing protein, with the translated sequence MYWTLELASKLEDAPWPASKDELIDYAIRSGAPMEVIENLQDIEDDEEIFESIEDIWPDYPSKDDFFFNEDEY
- a CDS encoding chloride channel protein, with the translated sequence MAAINEKGLLGKFLVWRVRYIKEKQFIVMLSILVGIVTGLAGVVLKNMVHFTHMFFTERMQVDSGNLLFFIYPFIGILLTTLFVKFFVKEGISHGVTKVLYAISRRNSMIKPHNNYTSMIASTLTIGFGGSVGTEATIVLTGASIGSNLARLFRMNYKVMTLMIGCGAAGAIAGIFKAPIAGIVFTMEVLMLDLTMASLVPLMFTAITSYVVTFFLMGDGFVFSYQITDKFVMANFPYYVVLGIFAGVLSVYFVRMNLRVEQFLERIKQTWKRIAIGGALLGVIIFVFPPLYGEGYTALDDMMAGHSDKLLNNTYFFGFRDSAWMMILFVVGLIFVKVIATALTNGSGGVGGVFAPSLFTGGVAGYLLAMLINMSGIRIVEPSHFVLAGMAGTMSGVMKAPLTAMFLIAEISGGYALFLPLMLTSVISYLTSQGMEPYSIYARRLAMQGDLLTHNKDKAVLTLMKLNKVVETDFKTIEVEATLGDLVKVVSKSSRNLFPVLNSNQQLLGIVLLDDIRKVMFNQELYSKTYVRDFMTTPSVVIDINDSMEVVMKKFEDSKAWNLPVLQDHKYIGFVSKAKIFNTYRKVLIHFSDDE